The genomic interval TATAATGAAATGGTTTCATCAAGTACAATCAAGCCTCAAGACTTAATTTTTTATTGAGCATTCATTTTGGTTGGTTCAATCAAGCTCAACTTGTAGAGAATGGCATTCACATTGCCAGGGTTACGGGTTTGTTTCCCACTGCAGCCACCCATGCTAGCAATGCACAGTGTTTATTTGAAGACACTGGATACAAGCGTTGAGTGTGATCCGCGTGACACATGATACGTGGGACATTTGGCGGATGCTTTGGGTAGCGTCCGCCAAATGCGTCCTTATTTGTCCTTTTGGGGAGAGAAGCTGCGTTGTTGATTGTTGGTTGACTAATGATCGTTGTTTCCCTGCCAGAGCGCCAGTGGAACATGTGGATCCCTGGCTACGGTTCAGAGGAGATCCGGCCATTCAAGAAGGCCTGCACCACAGAGGCACACAAACAGGTCAGTGCATGTGAATGGGTATCTCTGTGTGACGGCCGCGTTAAGGGTAGAGTGTGGtacaaaatgtgttttgatgttAAATTGGGCAATTTCTTTTCACCATACTGGTTCGGGTTTCAGTCAGTGACCAGATTTGATTTGCTCTATTCCTTTTTCACCATGTTCACAAAATGGTGAATCAAAACCAGCAGTGATGGGTCAAATAATTTCAATAGAaccatataaaataataattacattaataattaatttaatggataattggggggttgggggactGTCACAGGTTACTGACTGATGacaatatataattgtatattattttatatgaatataataataattttggtatttttaaaGATATCCTGCTTAATGGAACGGGATCTAAAAAGATGTTTGGGGAAAGAAACGGCCAACTTGTGTTCAAATAACAATTTATACTGTGATTTTCTCTCATTTCAGAGGATGGCACTGATCCGCAAGACAACCAAAAAGTAAAAATGACGGCTCCACTGTACTCCGTACCCATCCACCGGGATCTTTCTAATGTTTTCCTTGTTTTCAACATGGCTTGTCCACCACGGATGATTCGATGATAGGGGGAGGTACAATAAAATAAGGTATGGGTTGTGAACGACGAGGTTTGAACAGCCAGTGTTGCATACTATAAGATGATTGGTCACCCAGTGTAACATACTAGGAGATGATTGGACACAGTGGGTTACATACAAAATATGTATGTGATAATATTGGATAGCTAGGGTAACGGGTATTACGATGGGAGGGTATGGGGTAAATATGTTTCTTCTTCACCCATTGGTTTTTCTCTTAATGTTTAGTTGTTTTGCCAGTACTTTCACAATCCCATTCTTCTTTGTttggcaaattattttttacattgagTACACATGTATGggatggtgtgttttttttttttattaagacTACTTTTGCtttcatgttgtgttttgatATTGTTAGTAAGTGTAAGAAGAATCGGTTTCCtttagtggaaaaaaaaaaatcttgctgTTGAAAGTATTTTACAAGTACCGGATTATTCGTTACATAATTGTTGTTTTGGCTAATCTCCGCTCTTGTCCCAACCCAAATAatgtttttagttttctttttaattgtCAAAATAATACGTCattaaaaatagttttttttgtgtatgtgtttggcaCTGTGTTTGAATCTAGTAGTATACTTAGTTATCTAGTTGCCAGTTATTCAtttatatatcgatataattatCCAGTTATGTCTGGGCCATATGAATCCTGATTGATAGACGATGCATTTATCATAGTTCCTGTAGGGGCATGATCGATTAAATTAGTAAATTGGTTTTCTTTGTACGGTAGCTTTACTTAAATCgtttttatttcataaataaAAACGAGATGTAGGCTACACATCAGTGTGTGGCAATGCTGTCATGTTGTCAACAAATAACACTTTTAGGAAAAGGACGGTAATTCTTCAGTCTATTTAGCGACAAGCTCAGGCTTGTTGGCAGTCACTGCGATTGACTCATGCGGTTCCAACCAATCAGCAAAGAAGGATAATTACACAAGTCTTTGACCCCATCCGGCTTCATCCGCAGCACTTCTTCTTGCGCTTGGTTCCGTCGGCAGTCTGCGGCTGCCCGGCGGCTCCCTCCCTCTGCGCGTTCAACCCCTGGGGCGTCGTGCACTTCACGCCGTCCCATCCCTCGCGGAGCTCCACCTCTCCGCTGAGCAGGCCGTCGTAGATCCGCCGGCTCAGCACATCGAACGCCTCTTGGACGTTGTTGCCCGTCTTGGCCGACGCCTCCACATAGGGCATCCCCATGCGGCTCGCTAacttctccgcctcctcccggCTGATCACCCTCTCGCTGTGGTCGTCCGCATCGCAGTCGCTCTTGTGGCCCAGAAGGGTGAACATGACCCGATGCGGCACGACGCGCTCGCACACCTCGTCGTGCCAGTCCTTCACGTGGTCGAAGGAAGCGCGGTTGGTCACGTCGAACACCAGCAGGCCGCCGACAGAGTTGCGGTAGTAGGAACGCGTCACAGacctaggggagggggggaagtaGATAAATGTTCAACGTTTGCAGTATCTTAGGAAATATGAAATTGATTTGCATCGTCCTCTTTCATACCCAGTCTGAAATTCAGAGTCAAGACTATATTGCATTAACTATAGGCTATCTTTACACTAGGTAATTGTAATTGAAGAATTGTACTTAACTAGGTGGGTTTCTAAGGTATGGCAGCGACAATAAAGATGAGAGATCTGGATAGCCATATGAGAACTTCAAACATAAACCTTCTATCAAAATGCTTCTATTCATCAAACAGCAGCCCATTCTTTCAGACTGCCCTGGCAGCAGGCTTGGCTGGTGGGGAAACCTGTTCTGTGAGAATCACGCCACAACACCTATAATTGACTTGATCTTTAATGAGGTCAGATGTCAAACAGTGAGTTTCTGATCATTAATTCCTTTTG from Gadus morhua chromosome 11, gadMor3.0, whole genome shotgun sequence carries:
- the rab42b gene encoding ras-related protein Rab-42b → MDLSLWQYQFRIIMLGDSTVGKSSLLKRYTEDAFLENINQTVGVDFYVHFLEVEPGVRIKLQFWDTAGQERFRSVTRSYYRNSVGGLLVFDVTNRASFDHVKDWHDEVCERVVPHRVMFTLLGHKSDCDADDHSERVISREEAEKLASRMGMPYVEASAKTGNNVQEAFDVLSRRIYDGLLSGEVELREGWDGVKCTTPQGLNAQREGAAGQPQTADGTKRKKKCCG